TCGGTGTCGACAACAAGCCCGCGTTCATGAACTTCCGCGACGTGTTCGACGACCCGACGGCCGACGCACAGTTCATCTGGTCGTCCAATCTCGTCCTCGACAACCTGGTCCTGATGCGCAGGACGGTTGAATGATGAGGTGTCCGACATGACCGTGCGCACTCAGGGAAAGCGGTCGATCGCCACGGGGGTTTGAAACTTGGCCGTGTAGGGTTTGTCCTACCGACTGCCGCCCGTAAACCATCTGAAAACAAAGAAGTAAAACGTTCCTCTTGAAAGACCGATGATTCGCGTCGGAACAATCAACACATGGTCAACACCACGTGTCCACCGCCGCTGCGCAAACCCGGCATCTCCCGGCGCGCCATGGCGTCGATGCTCCGATTCGGTGCGATAGCCGATCTCGCAAGGGGGCGGCGAAGTTCCATGCCGGGTGGGATCTGTCACGTTGCTCTTCAGCTACCGCCGCACGGCCCAGGACAAATAGTCGGTGAGACGCCGCCGGTGTGCTCGATCCGTCTTCCGACCCCCGGCCGCATATTCTGATTCTGAACTCCGCCTCTCCACCTGCCGCCGCCCCGCGTCCCCGTGAGCCTGCCGAACGTCCCCACGGGAGGAACCCATGCGTATCTACGCAAGAGACCGCGCCTGCGGTTTTAGATTCGCGCGTGCGGAGTGGGTCAGAGTCTCCATGAACGCCCGCCCGCCGCGGGGCCGCATCGAGGGACGGCGCGAGGTTGTGCTGGCGGGCACGTATCCACCAGGGGTCGAAACCACGGTAGATGAACACAAAGGAACGCAGGCCATCGCTGAACCAGTCATTGCGATCGGTGAAGTTCCACGATCCGAAGAGCGACCGGCCCGCCGCGCAAGGAGTTCCGGGACTAGCTGTCAGTTTTCTTGATCGCCACGCCGTTCAGCTCGATGGACACCTGGTTACCGACGACCAGGCCGCCGTTGTCCATCAGCCTGGAGTAGGAGACACCGTAGTCCTGGCGGTTCAGCTCGAGCCGCGCTTCAAAGCCGAGGCGGGTCTTGCCCGCCGACTTGACGATGCCTGTTATTCGAAAGGGAATGGCCACCTCCCTGGAAACGCCGCGCATGGTCAGGCGGCCGTGCAACACCGGCAAGTTGCTGTCCGCTTCGATGCGGGTGGTCTCGAAGGTGATGTGTGGGTGATTCGCCGCATCGAAAAAGTCTCCGGAGCGCAAGTGCCGGTCGCGCCTCTGCTGTGCCGTATCGATGCTGGCAACGCTGATCGTGCCGCTCATCGAGGATTTGGTGATGTCAGCGGCGTCGTAGATGATCGTGCCGCTGAATTCGTTGAACGTGCCCCTGACCCGGTTGATCACCAGGTGGCTGACGCTGAAGCCGACGTAGGCGTGAGCGTTATCCACCACGTAGGTGTCGGCACTCCAGGAACGACTTGCAGAACTCATCATCAAGATGGCAATCAGACCGAGTGAAACACACATTTTGACCAGCATTTTTGTCTCCTTGCATCATTGCGGATTCCAGACAAGGTCCCGAAGAAGGTTCCTGCTGCGCAGGTTCCACCTTCCTCTGAAGGCTAGGAAGAGGGAACGCGGGGGACTGTTCGGGCGTTCCCCAAGCCCCACTGTTTCTGCTTATCTCCTGTGTTCGTAGTGTCCACGGCCCCGGTAACCAAGCGGCCCGCCGTGGTGCAACCACCTATTGGACCAAAGGGGGTTCCCTCGCCGCGGCTCACTGGTGTCAGGGTGAAGGCGGCCCGTGGCCCAGGCGCCGCCGCCAGCCGTCGGCCTGCTCGAAAACTCCTCCACGATGCGGTCGAACGTTTCAGGCGGCGGCGGGAA
This Deltaproteobacteria bacterium DNA region includes the following protein-coding sequences:
- a CDS encoding YceI family protein, with the translated sequence MLVKMCVSLGLIAILMMSSASRSWSADTYVVDNAHAYVGFSVSHLVINRVRGTFNEFSGTIIYDAADITKSSMSGTISVASIDTAQQRRDRHLRSGDFFDAANHPHITFETTRIEADSNLPVLHGRLTMRGVSREVAIPFRITGIVKSAGKTRLGFEARLELNRQDYGVSYSRLMDNGGLVVGNQVSIELNGVAIKKTDS